One part of the Salinivirga cyanobacteriivorans genome encodes these proteins:
- a CDS encoding phosphotransferase enzyme family protein: MELPAREILSLFLPGEMSPGIEPLGNGHINDTFLVRLSDGCKYVLQRLNQKVFKDTNAVMHNYKLLENNFLNNVDVSLPGVYRSVNNNLLEFDKHGNPWRLIEFVEYAYSLDHIVKKEQSYQAGFGYGAFLKGCAKCPVGEFQEVIPEFHNLKWRMQQLDLAVEQDNANRLSAVTDLVSFYRNQYVRLNGLIAVLNSREIPVRIVHNDTKINNLMYRGEQVRAVVDLDTVGPGSVIYDFGDAIRTIANSSDEDEQELGNVAFNMDFFKAFAQGYLSQTKDMLTDTEKFHLWQAPLYMTLIMGVRFLTDYLNGDIYYKTEYESHNLVRTRVQSKLIASMETNYHPIKTIVEQMLTDNQ; the protein is encoded by the coding sequence ATGGAATTGCCAGCCCGCGAAATTTTATCATTGTTCTTGCCAGGTGAAATGTCTCCGGGTATTGAGCCGCTTGGGAATGGCCATATCAACGATACTTTTCTTGTCAGGTTATCTGACGGATGTAAGTATGTACTGCAGCGCCTTAATCAGAAGGTTTTTAAAGATACAAATGCTGTAATGCATAATTACAAACTGCTTGAGAATAATTTTTTGAATAATGTGGATGTGTCTTTGCCTGGTGTTTATAGGTCTGTGAATAATAATTTGCTGGAATTCGATAAGCATGGAAATCCATGGAGGCTTATTGAATTTGTTGAGTATGCTTATAGTCTGGACCATATTGTGAAAAAAGAGCAGTCATATCAGGCAGGTTTTGGATATGGTGCTTTTCTGAAGGGGTGCGCTAAGTGTCCGGTTGGTGAATTTCAGGAAGTTATTCCGGAATTTCACAATCTGAAATGGCGCATGCAACAGCTCGATTTGGCCGTTGAACAAGATAACGCGAACCGCTTGAGTGCAGTTACTGATCTGGTGAGCTTTTATAGAAATCAATATGTACGGCTTAATGGCTTAATTGCAGTTTTAAATTCCCGTGAAATTCCTGTAAGGATTGTCCACAACGATACAAAAATTAATAATTTAATGTATCGGGGCGAACAGGTAAGGGCAGTAGTAGATCTTGATACAGTAGGGCCCGGAAGTGTTATATACGATTTTGGTGATGCCATTCGCACAATTGCCAACAGCTCAGATGAGGATGAGCAGGAATTAGGTAATGTAGCATTTAATATGGATTTCTTTAAAGCATTTGCTCAGGGTTATCTTTCTCAAACAAAAGATATGCTTACAGACACAGAAAAGTTTCATCTTTGGCAGGCACCTTTATACATGACACTAATTATGGGCGTGCGGTTTTTAACCGATTATTTAAACGGTGATATTTATTATAAAACGGAGTATGAAAGTCATAATTTGGTTAGAACAAGGGTTCAGAGCAAACTTATAGCTTCAATGGAAACTAATTATCATCCAATTAAAACAATAGTTGAACAAATGTTAACTGACAATCAATAA
- a CDS encoding 6-phosphofructokinase: MAKVNKIKGVIGILTGGGDVPGLNPAIRAVTIRALREGYKVIGLRKGWGGVVDMQRKPKVDEGEHYIELNEDIVNKAGRTGGTFLHSTRTRPSHIPKDRVPDHLKEQYTDEVNDLTPEVLKNLDYLGIDYLIPIGGDDTISYGVRLYQEGVNVVAIPKTMDNDVPGTDYCIGFSTCITRTIMMTNILRTSAGSHERFLVLEVFGRYAGFTAMLPTMAGAANRCVIPEHKFDIEHLTELLTEDRKKNPSNYSVVLVSEGAMFKGGEMVFENSQKDMYGHAKLGGIGDLVSQRVKEISPKFNKGRKVNVINQKLGYLVRGGDPDSIDSIVPMAYGNLALDLILQGVHGRLVVLQNGRYDNLPIEVVTSNTKKVNVDKHYNIERLRPYYKSFEMKPLFLMTSEF, encoded by the coding sequence ATGGCCAAAGTAAACAAAATTAAAGGCGTCATTGGTATTTTAACAGGCGGCGGAGATGTTCCAGGATTAAACCCGGCTATCAGGGCGGTAACAATAAGGGCTTTGCGCGAAGGTTACAAAGTAATTGGTTTAAGGAAAGGCTGGGGCGGAGTTGTAGATATGCAACGCAAGCCAAAAGTAGACGAAGGAGAGCACTACATTGAGCTTAACGAAGACATAGTAAACAAAGCCGGGCGAACCGGTGGTACCTTTTTGCACAGCACCCGCACACGTCCTAGTCACATACCCAAAGATCGTGTGCCTGATCACCTCAAAGAACAATACACCGATGAAGTGAATGACCTTACTCCGGAAGTACTTAAAAACCTTGATTACCTGGGAATAGATTATCTAATACCAATTGGCGGAGACGACACTATTAGCTACGGTGTTCGCCTCTACCAGGAAGGTGTGAATGTAGTGGCCATACCCAAAACAATGGACAACGACGTTCCGGGAACCGATTACTGTATTGGTTTTAGTACCTGTATTACCAGAACCATTATGATGACGAATATTTTACGCACATCAGCCGGATCACATGAACGGTTTCTGGTTTTGGAGGTATTTGGTCGTTATGCAGGTTTTACTGCAATGTTACCAACCATGGCAGGTGCTGCCAACAGATGCGTCATTCCGGAACATAAATTCGACATTGAACATCTTACTGAATTACTTACAGAAGACCGTAAAAAGAACCCCAGCAATTATTCAGTAGTTTTAGTTTCTGAAGGTGCTATGTTTAAAGGTGGCGAGATGGTATTTGAAAATAGCCAAAAAGATATGTACGGCCATGCTAAACTTGGTGGAATTGGAGACCTCGTATCTCAAAGGGTAAAAGAAATTTCGCCCAAATTTAATAAAGGCCGAAAAGTAAATGTGATAAATCAAAAACTCGGATACCTCGTACGTGGTGGCGATCCGGACTCTATTGACTCCATTGTTCCAATGGCCTATGGTAACCTTGCGCTGGATTTAATTTTGCAGGGAGTGCATGGCAGGCTGGTGGTGCTCCAGAATGGGCGCTATGACAATTTACCCATTGAAGTAGTTACAAGTAACACTAAAAAAGTTAACGTAGATAAACACTATAATATTGAAAGATTACGTCCGTATTATAAAAGCTTTGAAATGAAACCATTATTTCTGATGACAAGCGAATTTTAA
- a CDS encoding DUF481 domain-containing protein — protein sequence MYRFLFPVIILVISTFNNLDAQVVNIEKQRTDKNKAFYGNLQASLQYEDSKKVIWQNTVSSDLYLRTGRHYLMSFTSWDYISAGKENLQDKGYEHLRYNYFIDSIFAIEAFGQYQFNDLRKIKYRSLGGLGLRLNIIAGDSLKWFTGLSAMYEERQFTYNAAGQYNWRINLYTNLLWNISEAAKLSGIVYFQPSVQDFSNHNIAGEAQIQIRLIHKLSLVVNTTLTYETQPPKDVTNFYSVVRNGIKWEF from the coding sequence ATGTACAGATTCCTTTTCCCTGTAATCATATTGGTAATCAGCACCTTTAACAACCTCGATGCACAAGTTGTAAATATTGAAAAACAGCGCACTGACAAAAACAAAGCCTTTTACGGAAACCTTCAGGCAAGTTTGCAATATGAGGACAGTAAAAAAGTTATTTGGCAAAATACCGTAAGTAGTGATTTATATCTACGCACGGGGCGGCATTATTTGATGTCGTTTACCAGTTGGGATTACATAAGTGCCGGAAAAGAGAATCTGCAGGATAAGGGATATGAACATTTAAGGTACAACTATTTTATAGATTCAATTTTTGCAATAGAGGCCTTCGGTCAATATCAATTCAATGATTTACGAAAAATTAAATACAGGTCACTCGGTGGTCTGGGATTAAGATTAAATATTATTGCTGGCGACTCTTTAAAATGGTTTACAGGCTTATCAGCCATGTATGAAGAAAGACAATTTACCTACAATGCTGCAGGGCAATACAATTGGCGGATCAACCTGTATACAAATCTGCTATGGAATATCTCTGAAGCTGCCAAACTCTCAGGCATCGTTTATTTTCAGCCATCTGTGCAAGACTTTTCTAACCACAATATTGCCGGTGAGGCACAAATTCAAATACGCCTGATTCATAAATTAAGTTTGGTAGTAAATACTACTTTAACCTATGAAACTCAACCACCGAAAGATGTAACAAACTTTTATTCGGTTGTGCGCAACGGCATTAAATGGGAATTTTAA
- a CDS encoding L-serine ammonia-lyase — MESIKSIYRIGNGPSSSHTMGPKKAAKQFFEQNQKAKTFRATLFGSLAATGKGHLTDVAIASVFPEGALEIIWKPKEFKKRHPNAVSFEALNENGDVINEWTAYSIGGGAIVDEHTKLEESHIYPFKNMDEVLRYCNRNGLHLWEVVEAYEDDDIWDYLRKVWDIMVASVERGLENEGVLPSHLKLPRKAASYLIKAKAYIGSMRKRAEVFAYALAVSEENAAGGKIVTAPTCGSAGVMPSVLYYLRSQHNFSEVKILRALATAGLVGAIVKMNASISGAEVGCQGEIGTACAMGSAATTQLFGGTIFQVENSAEMGLEHHLGLTCDPVGGLVQIPCIERNAFAAARALNHNAFAMLNDGRHRISFDKIVQTMKQTGHDLPNIYKETSTGGLALFSGMADDE, encoded by the coding sequence ATGGAGAGTATAAAAAGCATTTATCGCATTGGCAATGGCCCTTCCAGTAGTCATACTATGGGGCCTAAGAAGGCTGCAAAACAGTTTTTTGAACAAAACCAAAAGGCAAAAACTTTTAGGGCCACTCTTTTTGGTAGCCTGGCGGCTACCGGAAAAGGTCACCTTACAGATGTGGCCATTGCATCTGTATTTCCTGAAGGTGCATTAGAGATTATATGGAAACCAAAAGAATTTAAAAAGAGACACCCCAATGCTGTGAGCTTTGAAGCACTTAATGAAAATGGTGATGTGATTAATGAATGGACTGCATACAGTATAGGGGGAGGAGCAATAGTTGATGAACACACAAAACTGGAAGAATCTCATATTTATCCATTTAAAAACATGGATGAAGTTCTGCGGTATTGTAATAGAAATGGGTTGCACTTGTGGGAAGTTGTAGAAGCCTATGAAGATGATGATATCTGGGATTACTTGCGCAAAGTTTGGGATATAATGGTAGCCTCTGTTGAACGGGGCCTCGAAAACGAGGGTGTGCTGCCCAGTCATTTAAAGTTGCCCCGCAAAGCAGCAAGCTATTTAATAAAAGCGAAAGCCTATATCGGATCAATGAGAAAAAGAGCAGAAGTATTTGCTTATGCACTTGCAGTATCAGAAGAGAATGCGGCGGGAGGAAAAATTGTAACTGCGCCAACTTGCGGTTCTGCAGGTGTGATGCCCTCAGTCCTTTATTATTTAAGGTCACAACATAATTTTTCTGAGGTTAAAATTTTACGCGCCCTGGCAACAGCAGGCCTGGTGGGTGCCATTGTTAAGATGAATGCCTCTATCTCGGGAGCCGAAGTCGGTTGTCAGGGAGAGATTGGTACTGCCTGCGCAATGGGTTCGGCCGCCACAACCCAACTCTTTGGCGGCACAATTTTCCAGGTAGAAAATAGCGCTGAAATGGGGCTTGAGCATCACCTTGGTTTAACATGCGACCCTGTAGGAGGTCTTGTACAAATTCCATGTATTGAGCGTAATGCATTTGCTGCAGCCCGTGCACTTAATCATAATGCTTTTGCTATGCTGAATGACGGTCGACATCGCATTAGTTTCGATAAAATAGTACAAACAATGAAGCAAACCGGGCATGATTTACCCAATATTTACAAAGAGACTTCTACGGGAGGGCTTGCACTGTTTAGTGGAATGGCCGACGATGAATAA
- a CDS encoding glycosyltransferase family 2 protein has protein sequence MPEVSVVLPFYNAEDTLSAAMESISSQTLQNFECILVNNNATDRSLSIAEHYVAKDNRFRIIHEPRQGVTYATNTGSSYAKSPNVARMDADDIALPTKLEKQLDFLGQHPDYGAVGSLVKFGGDAHEAAGIKRFVDWNNSLVSYDDILANRFVESPIVNPTAMWRKSVEQEMGSFRHGDFPEDYELWLRWLQNGVKIAKIPEVLLIWNDPPGRLTRNDERYSFDAFYRIKAYYLSLWLKRHNALNPYVYIWGASRRIRKRAQMLQEHEIQIKGYIDINLRRKIGEKLIHYHDLPNPDEAFILVYMPHHDIKKKIKQHLNSNGFFEGFNCLFAA, from the coding sequence ATGCCTGAAGTTTCTGTTGTGCTTCCGTTTTACAATGCTGAAGATACCCTCAGTGCTGCTATGGAGAGTATTTCGAGCCAGACGTTACAAAATTTTGAGTGCATACTGGTAAATAATAACGCTACAGACCGTAGTTTGAGCATTGCAGAGCACTATGTGGCTAAAGATAACAGATTCAGAATAATTCATGAACCCAGGCAGGGAGTGACATACGCTACCAATACCGGTAGCAGCTATGCTAAAAGTCCGAATGTGGCCAGAATGGATGCAGATGACATTGCATTACCAACAAAACTGGAGAAGCAATTGGATTTTTTAGGGCAACATCCCGATTACGGAGCTGTTGGTTCACTTGTTAAATTTGGAGGAGATGCCCATGAGGCTGCCGGTATTAAGCGATTTGTAGATTGGAATAATTCATTGGTGAGTTATGACGATATTTTAGCCAACAGGTTCGTTGAATCACCTATTGTAAACCCAACCGCTATGTGGCGTAAGTCTGTGGAACAAGAAATGGGAAGCTTTAGACATGGAGATTTTCCTGAAGATTATGAATTATGGCTCAGATGGCTGCAGAATGGTGTGAAAATTGCTAAAATTCCTGAAGTCCTTCTGATATGGAATGATCCGCCTGGCAGATTAACCCGTAATGATGAGCGGTATAGTTTTGATGCATTTTACAGGATTAAGGCGTACTATCTTAGCTTGTGGCTAAAAAGGCATAATGCCCTAAATCCATACGTATATATTTGGGGAGCAAGCAGGCGGATTCGAAAACGCGCTCAAATGCTGCAAGAACATGAAATTCAGATCAAAGGGTATATTGATATAAATTTGCGACGGAAAATAGGTGAAAAACTGATTCACTATCATGATTTGCCCAACCCAGATGAAGCTTTTATTTTAGTTTACATGCCACATCATGACATAAAAAAGAAAATTAAACAGCATTTGAACAGTAATGGATTTTTTGAGGGCTTTAATTGTTTATTTGCAGCATAA
- a CDS encoding sigma-54-dependent transcriptional regulator, translated as MKHKILYVDDEQNNLLTFDLALNNWYDVEITTSPQEALTIIDREDIDVLLTDQRMPEMTGLELAQIVKQKHPWLSIIIVTAFDDSNTVMQAVNQGGIYRYILKPWNLNDIKQSINNAIENSTLKKNNENLIKDLKAKNKKLVNSYNFILSLKKQVEEENTQLKQLITNEETNNKYIVTQNRDFQKTISQALQVAKTDSTVLLLGETGTGKELMAQIIHEESSRARQLMIKVNCAAIPENLVESELFGHEKGAFTGADQLKYGKFELAHKGTLFLDEIGELPPAIQTKLLRVLQENEFERVGGTKTTKTNFRLIAATNRNLEKAVQQGEFRSDLYYRINIIPIKLPPLRDHLEDIPLLVGHFIEKLNKTSHKTIDTIPQKALKKLQAYQWPGNIRELQNIIERAHVLSPANKLQIDDWFQLPQPQTAENEPTALHEQEKKHILKVLKSTNWKIRGENGAARLLDIKPTTLESRMKKLNITRPD; from the coding sequence ATGAAACATAAGATTTTATACGTAGATGACGAACAAAACAATTTATTGACGTTTGATCTTGCGCTCAATAACTGGTATGATGTCGAGATTACAACATCTCCACAAGAAGCTTTGACTATCATCGATCGCGAAGATATTGACGTTTTGCTTACAGATCAGCGGATGCCCGAAATGACAGGTCTTGAATTGGCCCAAATAGTAAAACAAAAGCATCCCTGGCTCAGTATAATAATCGTAACTGCTTTTGATGACTCAAACACAGTAATGCAAGCGGTAAACCAGGGTGGTATTTATCGATATATCTTAAAACCATGGAATTTAAACGATATAAAACAATCTATAAATAACGCCATAGAAAATTCTACCCTAAAAAAGAATAATGAAAACCTGATTAAAGACCTGAAAGCGAAAAACAAAAAACTGGTTAATTCTTATAACTTCATTCTTTCTCTAAAAAAACAGGTAGAAGAAGAAAATACACAGCTAAAACAATTAATAACTAATGAAGAGACCAACAACAAATACATTGTTACTCAAAACAGGGATTTTCAAAAAACTATAAGTCAGGCACTGCAGGTAGCAAAAACAGACTCAACCGTATTGCTTTTGGGCGAAACAGGAACAGGGAAAGAACTCATGGCCCAAATTATTCATGAAGAGAGCTCAAGAGCCCGGCAATTGATGATAAAAGTTAATTGCGCAGCTATTCCTGAAAACCTTGTGGAAAGTGAACTATTTGGTCATGAAAAAGGAGCCTTTACAGGAGCCGATCAACTAAAATATGGAAAATTTGAACTAGCCCATAAAGGCACCCTCTTTTTAGATGAAATTGGAGAGCTGCCCCCGGCTATTCAGACAAAATTGCTTAGGGTTTTGCAAGAAAATGAGTTTGAAAGAGTAGGTGGAACAAAAACAACTAAAACCAATTTCAGGCTCATCGCAGCTACAAATCGAAATCTTGAAAAAGCAGTGCAGCAAGGCGAATTCAGAAGCGATCTGTATTATAGAATTAATATTATTCCCATAAAACTCCCTCCGCTCAGAGACCATCTTGAAGACATTCCATTGTTAGTCGGGCATTTTATTGAAAAACTCAATAAAACCAGTCATAAAACAATCGATACCATACCGCAAAAAGCCTTAAAAAAACTACAAGCTTACCAATGGCCCGGGAATATTCGTGAATTACAGAATATAATTGAACGAGCTCACGTGCTCAGCCCGGCAAATAAACTTCAAATTGATGATTGGTTTCAGTTACCACAACCACAGACTGCGGAAAATGAACCCACAGCCCTCCACGAACAGGAAAAAAAGCATATACTCAAAGTATTAAAAAGCACAAACTGGAAAATACGGGGCGAAAACGGCGCTGCCAGATTACTGGATATAAAACCCACAACGCTGGAATCACGAATGAAAAAATTAAATATTACCAGACCCGATTAA
- a CDS encoding Gfo/Idh/MocA family protein — protein MKNQYFISGAALFTLILVLFTGCKTTNEEPADTNFKAIEAFNEPARPDGQKDVIELRADPIDTVRMAIIGLGMRGSQAVKRYNYIEGAKIVAIADVVPEYVQRAQEMLATAGNPAADEYTGAEDWKKICEREDIDLVYVCTHWDLHTPIAVYAMEHGKHVAVEVPAALTIEECWQLVNTAERTRKHCMQLENCNYDFFEMATLNMAQQGVFGEIVHAEGAYIHDLRWLNFKEKDGYWDMWRLKHLEKEDGNTYPTHGLGPIAHILNIHRGDRMNYLVSISSDQFGMSAYAKDKFGDTSRYARVDYAKGDMNTSIIKTVKGKTMLIQHDVTSPRPYSRLHMVSGTKGFARKWPEKGIALEPNAHHFLDEEEMQEMLEKYEHPIVTEVGEKAKEVGGHGGMDFIMDYRLIYCLRNGLPLDQDVYDAAEWSAIIQLSRISNKNEGMPVKVPDFTRGAWQKVNQVKYYTK, from the coding sequence ATGAAAAATCAATATTTCATTTCAGGGGCTGCATTGTTCACATTGATCCTGGTTTTATTTACAGGATGTAAAACCACCAATGAAGAACCGGCTGATACAAATTTTAAAGCTATCGAGGCTTTTAATGAACCTGCAAGGCCAGATGGGCAAAAAGATGTAATTGAACTGCGAGCCGATCCGATTGATACCGTAAGAATGGCCATTATTGGCCTGGGTATGCGCGGATCGCAGGCTGTAAAACGCTATAATTATATTGAAGGAGCAAAGATTGTTGCGATTGCCGATGTTGTACCTGAATATGTGCAAAGAGCTCAGGAAATGTTAGCCACTGCAGGCAACCCTGCTGCAGATGAATATACAGGTGCAGAGGATTGGAAAAAAATATGTGAGCGTGAAGATATTGATTTGGTATATGTGTGTACACACTGGGACTTACATACGCCCATTGCGGTTTATGCCATGGAACATGGTAAACATGTGGCTGTTGAGGTGCCTGCAGCCTTAACAATAGAAGAATGCTGGCAATTGGTAAATACCGCAGAGCGTACACGAAAGCACTGCATGCAGCTCGAAAATTGCAATTATGATTTTTTCGAAATGGCTACTTTGAATATGGCTCAGCAAGGTGTTTTTGGAGAAATTGTACATGCCGAAGGTGCCTATATTCATGATCTCAGATGGTTAAACTTTAAGGAAAAAGATGGTTATTGGGATATGTGGAGGCTTAAGCATCTTGAAAAAGAAGATGGCAATACTTATCCAACCCATGGATTGGGGCCCATTGCTCATATTTTAAATATTCACCGTGGCGACCGTATGAATTATTTAGTATCAATTTCTTCTGACCAGTTCGGCATGTCAGCTTATGCAAAAGACAAGTTTGGTGATACATCTCGATATGCCCGGGTAGACTATGCAAAGGGCGATATGAATACTTCTATTATTAAAACTGTAAAAGGTAAGACGATGCTTATACAGCATGATGTGACAAGCCCCCGGCCTTATAGCCGTTTACACATGGTGAGCGGCACCAAAGGGTTTGCTCGTAAATGGCCTGAAAAAGGTATCGCTCTGGAGCCGAATGCACACCATTTTTTAGATGAGGAGGAAATGCAGGAAATGCTCGAAAAATATGAACATCCAATTGTAACAGAGGTTGGAGAAAAGGCCAAAGAGGTCGGAGGACATGGTGGTATGGACTTTATTATGGATTACCGCTTGATTTATTGCCTGAGAAATGGATTGCCTCTTGATCAGGATGTATATGATGCTGCCGAATGGTCTGCTATTATTCAACTGTCTCGAATTTCAAATAAAAATGAGGGCATGCCGGTAAAAGTGCCCGACTTTACGCGGGGTGCCTGGCAAAAAGTTAACCAGGTGAAGTATTACACCAAATAG
- a CDS encoding PAS domain S-box protein has translation MNEFKNIEQLFENAPIGIFETTIDGKFVDLNTEFVRILGYESKQDVFQHIKRLEYDLYEFPGLRNEILESIAQKNKLSVFEVRFKQKNGNLIDVRMSIRHHYNEQMKQTNNIGIIEDITEKVRTEAKRKEQEKKYKTLFENSTDAILIIKHPDIIEWNTKAHDLFCGNIECNGIPDFNTLHPEKQPDNQNSLKKATRLIEKTLNGEPQFFEWELKKVSGETFFAEITLSLLDSEKKLTQAIVRDITERKKAEQKLSESEHKYRKIVETAPDGIITVSKAGIMLDVNNSFCALTGYPKEKYLNNHYDVFTGLTEESKKSSYALFNSLLNNEPVKPIEIQWTHQKGELKTGEVRAIAFYDQNRDFVMQVNLRDITLQKRAMQTIVKRESLLNSIFNSIPLELWVLDKNKNILAQSGFSKNKWGDYIGKNATEFPAIVDKERYDEILKQVNKGEVVEFVGEFSLENKRKYFKSVLAPYYENAEIKGHIAFSLDITELKQMQKELESHKHNLEALVEQRTEEIQALNEQLTDSNEKLEFQRDELKNALSKLQSTQNQFIHTEKMASIGILTAGIAHEINNPVNFIHSGIMGLEIMLSDLMTELKDVIKTKKQSTNNLNINRYSEKTTELVKAIKTGVNRITNIVNGLRTFSRMDNEEKSPVDIEETINSSLIILQNKFKYNVEISKKLAENNTVNGFPGKMGQVILNIIMNAIQAITDTGNIEIRTRRNDQKNEFKIIVQDDGIGMDKTTQEKLFDPFFTTKKPGEGTGIGMSIVHTIIEDHNGKIHIDSEPGKGSVFTIVLPIE, from the coding sequence ATGAACGAATTTAAAAACATAGAACAATTATTTGAAAATGCTCCGATAGGGATATTCGAGACAACAATTGACGGAAAATTTGTTGATCTGAATACTGAATTTGTAAGAATTCTGGGCTATGAATCAAAGCAAGACGTTTTTCAGCACATTAAGAGATTGGAATACGATTTATACGAATTCCCGGGCCTGAGAAATGAAATTCTGGAATCAATTGCACAAAAAAATAAGCTATCGGTATTTGAGGTTCGGTTTAAACAAAAAAATGGTAATCTGATCGATGTAAGGATGTCTATCAGGCATCATTACAACGAACAGATGAAGCAGACTAATAATATTGGGATTATTGAAGATATCACTGAAAAAGTTCGTACCGAGGCAAAAAGAAAAGAACAGGAAAAAAAGTATAAAACCCTTTTCGAAAATTCCACTGATGCGATACTAATTATTAAGCACCCCGACATAATAGAGTGGAATACTAAAGCACATGATTTATTTTGCGGGAATATTGAATGTAATGGCATACCCGACTTCAATACACTGCACCCGGAAAAGCAACCTGACAATCAGAATAGTCTAAAAAAAGCTACACGGTTAATAGAAAAAACACTTAACGGTGAGCCTCAGTTTTTTGAATGGGAGTTAAAAAAAGTTAGTGGAGAAACATTCTTCGCAGAAATTACGCTCAGCCTTCTTGATTCCGAAAAGAAGTTGACTCAGGCAATTGTCCGGGATATTACGGAACGCAAAAAAGCAGAGCAAAAATTAAGTGAAAGCGAACATAAATACAGAAAAATTGTTGAAACGGCTCCCGATGGAATAATTACAGTCAGTAAAGCAGGAATTATGCTGGATGTAAACAATTCATTTTGCGCACTCACCGGTTACCCCAAAGAAAAATATCTTAACAATCATTACGACGTTTTTACCGGACTAACAGAAGAGAGCAAAAAGAGCTCATACGCGCTTTTTAACTCATTACTTAATAATGAACCTGTTAAACCAATTGAAATACAATGGACTCACCAAAAGGGGGAATTAAAAACAGGAGAAGTTAGGGCTATAGCGTTTTATGATCAAAATCGCGATTTTGTGATGCAGGTAAATCTCAGAGATATTACATTACAAAAACGCGCAATGCAAACAATTGTTAAAAGAGAATCTCTGTTAAACTCTATTTTCAACTCCATTCCGCTTGAGCTCTGGGTACTCGATAAAAATAAAAACATTCTGGCTCAAAGCGGATTTTCAAAAAATAAATGGGGTGATTATATAGGCAAAAATGCCACGGAGTTCCCGGCTATTGTAGACAAAGAAAGATATGATGAAATACTAAAACAGGTAAATAAGGGTGAAGTGGTAGAATTTGTAGGTGAGTTTAGTCTCGAAAACAAAAGAAAATATTTTAAAAGTGTTTTAGCCCCCTATTACGAAAATGCTGAAATAAAAGGGCACATTGCCTTTTCTTTAGATATCACAGAGTTAAAGCAAATGCAAAAAGAGCTTGAAAGCCACAAACACAATCTCGAAGCACTCGTCGAACAAAGAACAGAGGAAATTCAGGCACTTAACGAGCAACTAACCGACTCAAATGAAAAACTTGAATTCCAGAGAGATGAATTAAAAAATGCCTTAAGCAAACTACAAAGCACGCAAAACCAGTTTATACACACAGAAAAAATGGCCTCCATAGGTATTTTAACTGCTGGAATAGCGCATGAAATAAACAACCCAGTCAATTTTATTCATAGCGGAATTATGGGGCTCGAAATCATGCTGTCTGATTTAATGACGGAACTCAAAGATGTAATAAAAACAAAAAAGCAGTCGACAAACAACCTTAATATTAACAGGTACTCAGAAAAAACAACAGAGTTGGTTAAAGCCATAAAAACAGGTGTGAATCGAATAACAAATATTGTAAATGGCTTAAGAACATTCTCACGAATGGATAATGAGGAGAAAAGCCCTGTCGATATTGAAGAAACCATTAATTCCTCGCTGATAATTCTGCAAAATAAATTTAAATACAACGTTGAAATCAGCAAGAAACTAGCAGAAAATAACACTGTTAACGGGTTCCCCGGAAAAATGGGTCAGGTCATTCTGAATATAATAATGAATGCTATTCAGGCTATTACCGATACAGGAAATATTGAAATCAGAACCCGTAGAAATGATCAAAAAAATGAATTTAAAATAATAGTTCAGGATGATGGTATAGGTATGGACAAAACGACCCAGGAAAAGCTTTTCGACCCGTTTTTTACAACAAAAAAACCAGGGGAAGGCACAGGCATTGGGATGTCGATTGTACATACAATAATTGAAGATCATAATGGAAAAATTCATATAGATTCAGAGCCGGGTAAAGGCTCTGTTTTCACAATTGTTTTACCTATTGAATAG